A window of the Euzebya pacifica genome harbors these coding sequences:
- a CDS encoding class I SAM-dependent methyltransferase codes for MSENRWLAKRDNVPRGPDYDARMAAVEERGQYMHGEADRVQVYDPRTVLDAGCGTGRVAVELARRGLEVVGVDLDPSMLEVARAKSDAVEWVEADLADLDLGRTFDVVVAPGNVMIFLTPGTEAAVTERLAAHVAPGGTLVCGFSLAGDHLSLEAHHANCAAAGLEPLEDFATWEGQPYGGGDYVVSVHRRD; via the coding sequence ATGAGCGAGAACCGATGGCTGGCCAAGCGCGACAACGTGCCCCGCGGACCCGACTACGACGCCCGCATGGCCGCGGTGGAGGAGCGCGGCCAGTACATGCACGGCGAGGCCGACCGGGTGCAGGTGTACGACCCCCGCACCGTCCTCGACGCCGGCTGCGGGACCGGGAGGGTCGCCGTCGAGCTGGCGCGCCGCGGGCTGGAGGTCGTCGGCGTGGACCTCGACCCGTCGATGCTGGAGGTGGCACGGGCCAAGTCCGACGCGGTGGAGTGGGTCGAGGCCGACCTCGCCGACCTGGACCTCGGACGGACGTTCGATGTCGTGGTCGCGCCGGGCAACGTCATGATCTTCCTGACCCCGGGGACGGAGGCGGCGGTGACCGAACGCCTGGCCGCCCACGTCGCGCCGGGAGGAACGCTGGTCTGCGGCTTCTCGCTGGCCGGTGACCACCTGTCGCTGGAGGCCCACCACGCCAACTGCGCCGCAGCGGGGCTGGAGCCCCTGGAGGACTTCGCCACCTGGGAGGGGCAGCCGTACGGCGGCGGCGACTACGTCGTCAGCGTGCACCGCCGGGACTAG
- a CDS encoding class I SAM-dependent methyltransferase: protein MSNEPLLPAVADHWDGRADTFDDEPDHGLRDPVTRAAWAERLTAWLPEPPATVADLGCGTGSLSVLLAEAGHDVVGVDLSSTMVELARIKGEGTSARFVVGDAGDPPLSPASVDVVLVRHVVWTLPEPHAALRRWVELLRPGGRLVMVEGRWGQPDAPADPTPITVTTPRSMLACPGTAG, encoded by the coding sequence GTGAGCAACGAGCCGTTGCTGCCCGCCGTGGCCGACCACTGGGACGGCCGAGCCGACACCTTCGACGACGAACCCGACCATGGGCTGCGGGACCCGGTCACCAGGGCGGCGTGGGCCGAGCGCCTGACCGCGTGGTTGCCCGAGCCGCCCGCCACCGTGGCCGACCTGGGCTGCGGGACGGGCAGCCTGTCGGTGCTCCTCGCCGAGGCCGGTCACGACGTCGTTGGCGTCGACCTCTCCTCCACCATGGTCGAGCTCGCCAGGATCAAGGGGGAGGGGACCTCGGCCCGCTTCGTGGTCGGCGATGCCGGCGACCCGCCCCTGTCCCCCGCGTCGGTCGACGTGGTCCTGGTCCGACACGTCGTGTGGACGCTGCCCGAGCCCCACGCGGCGCTGCGACGGTGGGTCGAGCTGCTCCGGCCGGGCGGTCGGTTGGTGATGGTCGAGGGTCGGTGGGGCCAGCCCGACGCCCCCGCGGACCCGACGCCGATCACGGTGACTACACCCCGATCCATGCTCGCCTGCCCTGGTACGGCGGGGTGA
- a CDS encoding SDR family oxidoreductase → MAGVEGRVVAITGAGGGLGRQHALLFASRGAKVVINDLGGSRDGTGAGSAMADQVVEEIKAAGGEAVANYDNVATEEGGAAVIQTALDTFGRIDVVVNNAGILRDGTFHKMTADNWDSVLKVHLYGSYNVTRAAWPHFRDQSSGKVIMTTSTSGLYGNFGQVNYGAAKLGMVGMMNSLAMEGAKYNIKVNSVAPIAATRMTEDLFNDEMLKQFDPAYVSPLVVHLGSDEMTDSGWIVLAGAGQYARVHFSQANGVHFDEVPTPEALGEKWGEITDMTGAPLGKPFGTE, encoded by the coding sequence ATGGCAGGAGTCGAAGGACGCGTCGTCGCCATCACCGGAGCAGGCGGAGGGCTGGGCCGCCAGCACGCCCTGCTGTTCGCATCGCGCGGCGCGAAGGTGGTCATCAACGACCTCGGCGGGTCGCGCGACGGCACCGGCGCAGGCAGCGCGATGGCGGACCAGGTCGTCGAGGAGATCAAGGCCGCCGGCGGCGAGGCGGTCGCCAACTACGACAACGTGGCCACCGAGGAGGGCGGCGCCGCTGTCATCCAGACCGCCCTCGACACGTTCGGCCGGATCGACGTCGTCGTGAACAACGCCGGCATCCTGCGCGACGGCACCTTCCACAAGATGACGGCGGACAACTGGGACTCGGTGCTGAAGGTCCACCTGTACGGCAGCTACAACGTCACTCGCGCCGCCTGGCCGCACTTCCGCGACCAGTCCTCGGGCAAGGTCATCATGACCACCTCGACCTCCGGGCTGTACGGCAACTTCGGACAGGTCAACTACGGGGCCGCCAAGCTCGGCATGGTCGGGATGATGAACTCCCTCGCCATGGAGGGCGCCAAGTACAACATCAAGGTCAACTCCGTGGCCCCCATCGCCGCCACTCGCATGACCGAGGACCTGTTCAACGACGAGATGCTCAAGCAGTTCGACCCGGCGTACGTCTCACCGCTGGTCGTGCACCTCGGCAGCGACGAGATGACCGACTCGGGCTGGATCGTCCTGGCCGGTGCCGGTCAGTACGCGCGGGTGCACTTCTCGCAGGCCAACGGCGTGCACTTCGACGAGGTCCCCACCCCCGAGGCGCTCGGCGAGAAGTGGGGCGAGATCACCGACATGACCGGCGCGCCCCTCGGCAAGCCGTTCGGCACCGAGTAA
- a CDS encoding GNAT family N-acetyltransferase, with protein MTVTIRHAEDTELDIVASLIVDAYAEFAATMSPDAWSMFAQDIANVHGRRGDGEIVVAVRDDKIVGSVTVFRDWRGAQQDTMAMRMLAVPPTERHTGVGKSLMQWAIDEAKSANKERLVLTAMQVMDTLREMADKLGFERAPELDHEPAPGVRAEGYSLTL; from the coding sequence ATGACTGTCACCATCCGCCATGCCGAGGACACCGAGCTCGACATCGTCGCGTCGCTGATCGTCGACGCCTACGCGGAGTTCGCCGCGACGATGTCGCCAGACGCCTGGTCGATGTTCGCCCAGGACATCGCCAACGTGCACGGCCGGCGAGGTGATGGCGAGATCGTCGTGGCCGTGCGCGACGACAAGATCGTCGGGTCGGTCACGGTGTTCCGCGACTGGCGGGGCGCGCAGCAGGACACCATGGCCATGCGCATGCTTGCCGTCCCCCCGACCGAGCGGCACACCGGCGTCGGCAAGTCGCTGATGCAGTGGGCCATCGACGAGGCCAAGTCGGCGAACAAGGAACGCCTCGTCCTGACCGCCATGCAGGTCATGGACACCCTGCGCGAGATGGCCGACAAGCTCGGCTTCGAACGCGCCCCCGAGCTGGACCACGAGCCCGCCCCCGGCGTGCGCGCGGAGGGCTACAGCCTGACGCTGTGA
- a CDS encoding SDR family oxidoreductase: MSYFVTGGTGFIGRFLIEKLAERGETIHALVRESSVDKLDAIRERCGVDETQLVAVVGDLSQPRLGLDDGQVAELRGQVDHLFHLAAIYDLKADAERQRIANVDGTQHMVELAHAIGAGVVHHVSSIAAAGDFRGWFREDMLDEATGLKDPYYRTKHESEKLVREECQRPWRIYRPGIVLGHSRTGEMDKVDGPYYVFPLLKRLRHAMPGWLPLIGLEGRRMNMVPVDYVAEAMDHIAHLDATWNGKAFHLTQAKPKSAGEIMNAFARVAGAPEFGIRVDPAVFELIPPAVKTGLGSLPPVKRIVNTTMDSLGIPKQLLTYMSNPTKFDMTNTNAALEGTGIEAPDVEDYADRVWDYWARNLDPVLFLDKSLEGAVKGKRIMITGASSGIGEAAAMQVAEAGGTVLLVARSADKLELLKTRLEEMGGTAFVHPCDLTDGEDIQRMVEEVIAEHGGVDVLVNNAGRSIRRSIKLSYDRFHDFERTMQLNYFGSLRLILGFLPGMRERKFGHIINISSIGCQTNVPRFSAYVASKSALDAFSRCAATEIIDDNCHITTIYMPLVRTPMIAPTKMYDAFPAITPDEAGEMITTAIIQRPKRVATGLGNTAMVGHAVAPKLMDAILNTGYHLFPDSTAAKKGEDAVTDVTPAKPEEEASSEGLAFAYLLRGVHW, from the coding sequence ATGAGCTACTTCGTCACCGGCGGCACCGGGTTCATCGGCCGTTTCCTCATCGAGAAGCTGGCGGAGCGCGGTGAGACCATCCACGCGCTGGTGCGCGAGTCGTCGGTCGACAAGCTCGACGCCATCCGCGAACGCTGCGGGGTGGACGAGACGCAGCTGGTCGCGGTCGTCGGGGACCTGTCCCAGCCGCGCCTCGGCCTGGACGACGGCCAGGTCGCCGAGCTCCGCGGACAGGTCGACCACCTGTTCCACCTGGCGGCCATCTACGACCTGAAGGCCGACGCCGAACGCCAGCGGATCGCCAACGTCGACGGCACCCAGCACATGGTCGAGCTGGCCCACGCCATCGGGGCCGGGGTCGTCCACCACGTGTCCTCCATCGCGGCGGCTGGCGACTTCCGTGGCTGGTTCCGCGAGGACATGCTGGACGAGGCCACGGGCCTGAAGGACCCCTACTACCGCACCAAGCACGAGTCGGAGAAGCTTGTGCGCGAGGAGTGCCAGCGGCCGTGGCGGATCTACCGGCCCGGCATCGTCCTCGGCCACTCCCGGACGGGGGAGATGGACAAGGTCGACGGGCCCTACTACGTCTTCCCGCTGCTCAAGCGGCTGCGCCATGCAATGCCGGGGTGGCTGCCCCTGATCGGCCTCGAGGGCCGGCGGATGAACATGGTCCCGGTCGACTACGTCGCCGAGGCCATGGACCACATCGCCCACCTCGACGCGACGTGGAACGGCAAGGCCTTCCACCTGACCCAGGCCAAGCCCAAGTCGGCTGGCGAGATCATGAACGCCTTCGCCCGAGTTGCCGGGGCGCCCGAGTTCGGCATCCGCGTCGACCCGGCCGTGTTCGAGCTCATCCCGCCGGCGGTGAAGACAGGGCTGGGTTCCCTCCCCCCGGTCAAGCGGATCGTCAACACGACCATGGACAGCCTCGGGATCCCCAAGCAGCTGCTCACCTACATGTCCAACCCGACCAAGTTCGACATGACCAACACGAACGCGGCGTTGGAGGGGACCGGCATCGAGGCGCCGGACGTCGAGGACTACGCCGACCGCGTGTGGGACTACTGGGCGCGCAACCTCGACCCCGTGCTGTTCCTCGACAAGTCGCTGGAGGGGGCGGTCAAGGGCAAGCGCATCATGATCACCGGGGCGTCGTCCGGCATCGGCGAGGCGGCGGCCATGCAGGTGGCCGAGGCGGGTGGCACTGTCCTGCTCGTCGCCCGGAGCGCCGACAAGCTCGAGCTGCTCAAGACTCGGCTGGAGGAGATGGGTGGCACGGCCTTCGTGCACCCCTGCGACCTGACCGACGGCGAGGACATCCAGCGCATGGTCGAGGAGGTGATCGCCGAGCACGGCGGCGTCGACGTCCTGGTCAACAACGCCGGCCGCTCGATCCGCCGGTCGATCAAGCTGTCCTACGACCGCTTCCACGACTTCGAGCGGACGATGCAGCTGAACTACTTCGGTTCACTGCGGCTGATCCTCGGCTTCCTGCCGGGCATGCGCGAACGGAAGTTCGGCCACATCATCAACATCAGCTCGATCGGCTGCCAGACCAACGTGCCGCGGTTCAGCGCCTACGTGGCGTCGAAGTCGGCGCTCGACGCGTTCTCGCGGTGCGCGGCGACGGAGATCATCGACGACAACTGCCACATCACGACGATCTACATGCCCCTGGTCCGTACCCCGATGATCGCCCCGACCAAGATGTACGACGCGTTCCCGGCCATCACCCCCGACGAGGCCGGCGAGATGATCACCACCGCGATCATCCAACGTCCCAAGCGGGTCGCGACGGGCCTCGGCAACACCGCCATGGTCGGCCACGCCGTGGCCCCCAAGCTGATGGATGCCATCCTCAACACCGGCTACCACCTGTTCCCCGACTCCACGGCAGCCAAGAAGGGCGAGGACGCCGTCACCGACGTCACCCCCGCGAAGCCCGAAGAAGAGGCGTCCAGCGAGGGCCTCGCCTTCGCCTACCTCCTCCGCGGCGTCCACTGGTAG
- a CDS encoding alanyl-tRNA editing protein, with amino-acid sequence MPEPTEDLFSTDAYLRTFEAVVADVDPDGHRVALSRTAFYPGGGGQPADRGAVVWDGGTAQVAKVGKDKGVIWHQLEEGDPLPDPGTELEGTLDWDRRHLLMRTHTALHILCGVIWADFGVAVTGGNMEPGKGRLDFELDAMSAELGERAEKRMNDEIAAAREILVEFVGREAADADPALIRTKANLIPAFIDPLRVIDIRGLDKQADGGTHVATTAEVGRVEVTKTESKGKANKRIRLAVHDA; translated from the coding sequence ATGCCGGAACCCACCGAGGACCTGTTCTCCACCGACGCCTACCTCCGCACGTTCGAGGCGGTCGTCGCCGACGTCGATCCCGACGGCCACCGGGTGGCGCTGAGTCGGACGGCGTTCTATCCCGGCGGTGGCGGGCAACCGGCCGACCGCGGGGCCGTGGTGTGGGACGGCGGCACGGCGCAGGTTGCCAAGGTCGGCAAGGACAAGGGCGTCATCTGGCACCAGCTCGAGGAGGGGGACCCGTTGCCCGACCCGGGCACCGAGCTGGAGGGGACGCTGGACTGGGACCGCCGGCACCTCCTCATGCGCACCCACACCGCGCTGCACATCCTCTGCGGCGTCATCTGGGCCGACTTCGGGGTGGCGGTCACGGGCGGGAACATGGAGCCCGGCAAGGGACGGCTGGACTTCGAGCTGGACGCGATGTCCGCGGAGCTCGGCGAGCGGGCCGAGAAGCGGATGAACGACGAGATCGCCGCCGCCCGCGAGATCCTCGTCGAGTTCGTGGGCCGCGAAGCCGCCGACGCCGACCCCGCCCTGATCCGCACCAAGGCCAACCTGATCCCCGCCTTCATCGACCCGCTGCGCGTCATCGACATCCGCGGCCTGGACAAGCAGGCCGACGGCGGCACCCACGTGGCCACCACGGCCGAGGTCGGACGGGTCGAGGTGACCAAGACCGAGTCCAAGGGCAAGGCCAACAAGCGCATCCGCCTGGCCGTCCACGACGCCTGA
- a CDS encoding c-type cytochrome, protein MLAANRRSLAGWLVVVATAAAAALLFWPSAFASEGEQELADSFAVESYAQNCSRCHGLDGQGGEVPTDGRPVPSLRNNDDLTVPYLDLVLLTGRMPPAGDPFDNRERHVFYDDAERQAMVEWMADEFDIPGEVPEVDEGEVSRGLEVFARNCAHCHGNAGAGGTAGRQAWTPQVNNLPGIAVAEAIRVGPFEMPAFSAEVIPDEDVDAVVAYLEAVDEERGTPFLGLVELNPVFASGFVGLLSLALLGSLVYIGSRPVRLEDLIDEGSQPEAGVTPASGRRGNTDDPDHDDSADPDQHDQHDEEPRP, encoded by the coding sequence ATGCTGGCCGCCAACCGTCGATCGCTGGCTGGGTGGCTCGTCGTGGTGGCAACCGCAGCGGCCGCCGCCCTGTTGTTCTGGCCGTCCGCCTTCGCCTCGGAGGGGGAGCAGGAGCTCGCGGACTCCTTCGCCGTGGAGAGCTACGCCCAGAACTGCTCGAGGTGCCACGGCCTGGATGGCCAGGGTGGTGAGGTTCCGACCGACGGCCGTCCCGTGCCATCGCTGCGCAACAACGACGACCTGACCGTCCCCTACCTCGACCTGGTCCTGCTGACCGGCCGCATGCCCCCGGCCGGTGACCCGTTCGACAACCGCGAGCGCCACGTCTTCTACGACGACGCCGAACGGCAGGCCATGGTGGAGTGGATGGCCGACGAGTTCGACATCCCGGGTGAGGTCCCGGAGGTCGACGAGGGCGAGGTCTCCCGTGGCCTCGAGGTCTTCGCCCGCAACTGCGCCCACTGCCACGGCAACGCCGGCGCCGGCGGGACCGCCGGCCGTCAGGCGTGGACCCCGCAGGTCAACAACCTCCCGGGTATCGCCGTCGCCGAGGCCATCCGCGTCGGACCCTTCGAGATGCCTGCCTTCTCCGCCGAGGTCATCCCCGACGAGGACGTCGACGCCGTCGTGGCCTACCTCGAGGCCGTCGACGAGGAGCGGGGCACCCCGTTCCTCGGCCTGGTCGAGCTGAACCCCGTCTTCGCGTCCGGGTTCGTGGGCCTGCTGTCCCTCGCCCTGCTGGGCTCGCTGGTCTACATCGGCAGCCGCCCCGTGCGCCTGGAGGACCTGATCGACGAGGGGTCACAACCCGAGGCCGGCGTGACGCCCGCCAGCGGACGTCGAGGGAACACCGACGATCCCGACCACGACGACTCCGCCGATCCCGACCAGCACGACCAGCACGACGAGGAGCCCCGGCCGTGA
- a CDS encoding cell wall-binding repeat-containing protein, with the protein MRSFALTARLLTSILAVGLLLPTAAVAQDDVATVIRETQWCADLGRKQPGEPADAAMADHIAEFFEANGLQVEREEFHLPVFDVEATAATVLAPESAAGDVPGATSFAYGGAGTVEGDVVYVGAGRAQDYAGVDADGKIVMVDRDTTFHRSAQLNEILAQGGVAMLYVSGAPDNLVQVGAVRFAQHPHSPIPTVTVGSDDGADLQALAEEGTLRMRLTVDAETNDAVGVNVLGTKVGTTYPDRIVMVGGHYDSWFDGAVDNCSAIGSMLQMVEALADVDPAYTVMFGAWDAEEVGLVGSYDWVRNHPDLVANIVVNENLEMTSAATQLGDTELDAALVNLIFGTLSPGMNAIIATSLAQTGHVGAPITAPLIRSIQGGLIPTDLQPFYTAGVQGFSTFSSSAYYHTHEDTTEHIPAGSHERVTEFLTRFLLDVQNVPPELLELREVPTVTVDVPDQHPTGVPLEVTITVTQPTGQAATGLEPTVLVNENDHWPVVRQDATEVGDGVYTTTIDGMLLDDIGEHWLTVSVDEDLYAAEGYATVDVVEGPFLRHAGHDRVSTAAAVSGVALDRADTVVIATAATFADALAGAPLAVAEGAPLLLTEPDALSMATQAEIDRLGATDAVLLGGEAALSPTVADDLEALGLDVERIGGDTRYATAGLIADRVGIEDAAVVASGEVFPDALSASAVAAAAGTPVLLSRAADLPEEVSSRIGDGVEVTLVGGEGVLSAAVSGAVTDTGATVERIAGTTRYGTSAAIAEAGLADGLSMDGVWLATGRGFPDGLVAGAAAGHAGVPLVLIDGQDPTGSPETTGLFRQHAAEIGTIHVAGGTAAISDAVLAALLDG; encoded by the coding sequence GTGCGTTCGTTCGCCCTCACCGCCCGCCTGCTCACGAGCATCCTCGCCGTCGGCCTGCTCCTGCCCACCGCCGCCGTCGCTCAGGACGACGTGGCCACGGTGATCCGGGAGACCCAGTGGTGCGCTGACCTCGGCCGCAAGCAGCCCGGCGAACCCGCTGACGCGGCCATGGCCGACCACATCGCCGAGTTCTTCGAGGCCAACGGCCTGCAGGTCGAGCGCGAGGAGTTCCACCTGCCGGTCTTCGACGTCGAGGCCACCGCCGCCACGGTCCTCGCGCCGGAGTCCGCCGCCGGTGACGTGCCCGGCGCGACCTCCTTCGCCTATGGCGGGGCCGGCACGGTCGAGGGCGACGTCGTTTACGTCGGGGCCGGACGGGCCCAGGACTACGCGGGTGTGGATGCCGACGGGAAGATCGTCATGGTCGACCGCGACACCACGTTCCACCGCTCCGCCCAGCTCAACGAGATCCTGGCCCAGGGCGGCGTGGCGATGCTCTACGTCTCGGGCGCCCCGGACAACCTCGTCCAGGTCGGTGCCGTGCGCTTCGCCCAGCACCCCCACTCCCCCATCCCCACCGTCACCGTGGGGTCCGACGACGGGGCAGACCTGCAGGCCCTCGCGGAGGAGGGGACCCTGCGGATGCGCCTCACCGTGGACGCCGAGACCAACGACGCGGTCGGCGTGAACGTGCTGGGCACCAAGGTCGGCACCACCTACCCCGACCGGATCGTGATGGTCGGGGGTCACTACGACTCGTGGTTCGACGGCGCAGTCGACAACTGCTCCGCCATCGGCTCGATGCTGCAGATGGTCGAGGCCCTGGCCGACGTCGACCCGGCCTACACCGTGATGTTCGGCGCATGGGACGCCGAGGAGGTGGGGCTGGTGGGCAGCTACGACTGGGTCCGCAACCATCCCGACCTGGTCGCCAACATCGTCGTCAACGAGAACCTCGAGATGACGTCGGCGGCCACGCAGCTCGGCGACACCGAGCTGGACGCCGCGCTGGTCAACCTCATCTTCGGCACGCTCAGCCCCGGCATGAACGCGATCATCGCCACGTCGCTGGCCCAGACCGGGCACGTGGGCGCCCCGATCACGGCACCCCTCATCCGCTCGATCCAGGGTGGGCTGATCCCGACGGACCTCCAGCCCTTCTACACCGCGGGGGTGCAGGGCTTCTCGACCTTCTCCAGCAGCGCGTACTACCACACCCACGAGGACACCACCGAGCACATCCCCGCCGGGTCCCACGAGCGGGTGACCGAGTTCCTGACCCGGTTCCTGCTGGACGTGCAGAACGTGCCGCCGGAGCTGCTGGAGCTGCGCGAGGTCCCGACCGTCACCGTGGACGTGCCCGACCAGCACCCGACGGGTGTGCCGCTTGAGGTCACGATCACCGTCACCCAGCCCACCGGCCAGGCTGCCACCGGGCTCGAGCCCACCGTGCTGGTCAACGAGAACGACCACTGGCCGGTCGTGCGGCAGGACGCCACCGAAGTCGGTGACGGCGTCTACACCACGACCATCGACGGGATGCTGCTGGACGACATCGGCGAGCACTGGCTGACCGTGTCGGTCGACGAGGACCTGTACGCCGCCGAGGGGTACGCCACCGTTGACGTGGTCGAGGGACCCTTCCTCCGGCACGCCGGACACGACCGCGTTTCGACCGCGGCGGCGGTCTCGGGTGTGGCGCTGGACCGCGCTGACACCGTCGTGATCGCCACGGCTGCCACGTTCGCCGACGCCCTTGCCGGTGCGCCGCTCGCGGTGGCCGAGGGGGCGCCGCTGCTGCTGACCGAACCCGATGCGCTGTCGATGGCGACCCAGGCCGAGATCGACCGGCTGGGTGCGACCGACGCCGTGCTGCTGGGAGGGGAGGCGGCGCTGTCGCCGACCGTGGCCGACGACCTCGAGGCGCTGGGGCTGGATGTGGAACGGATCGGCGGGGACACCCGCTACGCCACCGCAGGGCTGATCGCCGACCGGGTGGGGATCGAGGACGCGGCCGTGGTGGCCTCCGGTGAGGTGTTCCCCGACGCCCTGTCGGCCTCGGCCGTTGCGGCGGCCGCTGGCACCCCCGTGCTGCTCTCCCGGGCCGCTGACCTGCCGGAAGAGGTGTCCTCACGCATCGGCGACGGGGTCGAGGTGACGTTGGTCGGCGGCGAGGGCGTGCTGTCGGCGGCGGTGTCCGGGGCGGTCACCGACACCGGCGCGACCGTCGAGCGGATCGCTGGCACGACCCGCTACGGCACGTCGGCGGCCATCGCCGAGGCGGGCCTGGCCGACGGTCTCTCCATGGACGGGGTGTGGCTTGCTACCGGCCGAGGATTCCCCGACGGCCTGGTCGCCGGTGCGGCCGCCGGTCACGCCGGCGTGCCGCTGGTCCTGATCGACGGGCAGGACCCCACCGGCTCACCCGAGACGACCGGGTTGTTCCGCCAGCACGCCGCCGAGATCGGCACGATCCATGTCGCGGGCGGCACCGCGGCGATCAGCGACGCAGTGCTGGCCGCGCTGCTCGACGGCTGA